The proteins below come from a single Oryzomicrobium terrae genomic window:
- a CDS encoding acyl-CoA synthetase: MAQNIYEIGLEKNQANYVPLTPLTFIARSAYIYPDRLSVIHGQRRYTWSQTFARAKRLASALVARGIQKGDTVAVMLNNTPEMYECHFGVPVTGAVLNTLNTRLDPEAVAFMLNHGEAKILITDKEYSHIVKGALEKLGRAITVIDVDDPEYTGPGERLGEIDYEALLAAGSEDFAWRGADDEWDAISLNYTSGTTGNPKGVVYHHRGAYLNAVSNIVSWGMPPHSVYLWTLPMFHCNGWCFPWTMAANAGTSVCLRKVDAKLILTLMRENKVTHYCGAPIVHSMIANAPAEWREGITHGVSGLVAAAPPPASMIESMAKIGINITHVYGLTETYGPASVCAKHTEWDSLPLADQVALNGRQGVRYHGQEDVTVLDPVTMAPVPWDGETMGEIMFRGNLVMKGYLKNEKATAESFAGGYYHTGDLAVMQPDGYVKIKDRSKDVIISGGENISSIEVEDTLYKHPAVLAAAVVATPDPKWGEVPCAFVELREGSNATEEEMIEFCREHMARFKVPKRVIFGALPKTSTGKIQKFVLRDRAKSTAAFE; this comes from the coding sequence ATGGCCCAAAACATCTACGAAATCGGTCTGGAAAAAAACCAGGCCAACTACGTTCCGCTGACTCCGCTGACCTTCATCGCACGGTCGGCCTACATCTACCCGGACCGGCTGTCGGTGATCCACGGCCAGCGCCGCTATACCTGGAGCCAGACCTTCGCCCGGGCCAAGCGCCTGGCCTCGGCGCTGGTCGCCCGCGGCATCCAGAAGGGCGACACCGTGGCGGTGATGCTCAACAACACCCCGGAGATGTACGAGTGCCACTTCGGCGTGCCCGTCACCGGTGCCGTGCTCAACACCCTGAACACCCGGCTCGACCCGGAAGCCGTGGCCTTCATGCTCAACCACGGCGAGGCCAAGATCCTCATCACCGATAAGGAATACTCCCACATCGTCAAGGGGGCTCTGGAAAAGCTCGGCCGCGCCATCACCGTGATCGACGTGGACGATCCGGAATACACCGGCCCGGGCGAGCGCCTCGGCGAGATCGACTACGAGGCCCTGCTGGCCGCCGGTAGCGAGGACTTCGCCTGGCGCGGCGCCGACGACGAGTGGGACGCCATCTCCCTCAACTACACCTCCGGTACCACCGGCAACCCCAAGGGCGTGGTCTACCACCACCGGGGCGCCTATCTCAACGCCGTGTCCAACATCGTCTCCTGGGGCATGCCGCCCCATTCGGTGTACCTGTGGACCCTGCCCATGTTCCACTGCAACGGCTGGTGCTTCCCCTGGACCATGGCCGCCAACGCCGGCACCAGCGTCTGCCTGCGCAAGGTGGACGCCAAGCTGATCCTGACCCTGATGCGCGAGAACAAGGTCACCCACTACTGCGGCGCCCCGATCGTGCACAGCATGATCGCCAACGCCCCGGCCGAATGGCGCGAAGGCATCACCCACGGCGTCTCCGGCCTGGTGGCCGCGGCCCCCCCGCCGGCCTCGATGATCGAGAGCATGGCCAAGATCGGCATCAACATCACCCACGTCTACGGCCTGACCGAAACCTACGGCCCGGCCTCGGTGTGCGCTAAGCACACCGAATGGGACAGCCTGCCCCTGGCCGACCAGGTGGCCCTCAACGGCCGCCAGGGCGTGCGCTACCACGGCCAGGAAGACGTCACCGTGCTCGACCCCGTCACCATGGCCCCGGTGCCCTGGGATGGCGAGACCATGGGCGAGATCATGTTCCGTGGCAACCTGGTGATGAAGGGCTACCTGAAGAACGAGAAGGCCACCGCTGAATCCTTCGCCGGCGGCTACTACCACACCGGCGACCTGGCGGTGATGCAGCCCGACGGCTACGTCAAGATCAAGGACCGCTCCAAGGACGTGATCATCTCCGGCGGTGAGAACATCTCGTCGATCGAGGTGGAAGACACCCTCTACAAGCACCCGGCAGTGCTGGCCGCGGCGGTGGTGGCCACTCCCGACCCGAAGTGGGGCGAAGTGCCCTGCGCCTTCGTCGAACTGCGTGAAGGCAGCAACGCCACGGAAGAAGAGATGATCGAGTTCTGCCGCGAGCACATGGCCCGCTTCAAGGTGCCCAAGCGCGTGATCTTCGGCGCCCTGCCCAAGACCTCCACGGGCAAGATTCAGAAGTTCGTGCTGCGCGATCGGGCGAAGTCGACGGCGGCGTTTGAATAA
- a CDS encoding electron transfer flavoprotein subunit alpha/FixB family protein — MAILVIAEHDNAQLKAATRNAVTAAAKIGGDIHVLVAGAGCAAVADQAAKLAGVAQVKLADAAHYADQTAENLAALIVDVAKAGGYSHVLAPATANGKNALPRVAALLDVAQISDIVGVEGADTFVRPIYAGNALATVKSADAVKVITVRTTAFDAAADGGAASVAPVAAAADFGKSKLVGREITKSERPELTAAKVIVSGGRGVGNGDNYKALLEPLADKLGAALGASRAAVDAGFVPNDYQVGQTGKIVAPELYIAVGISGAIQHLAGMKDSKVIVAINKDPEAPIFQVADYGLVADLFEAVPQLTASL; from the coding sequence ATGGCCATTCTCGTTATTGCCGAACACGACAACGCCCAACTCAAGGCCGCCACCCGCAACGCGGTGACGGCTGCCGCCAAGATCGGCGGCGATATCCACGTGCTGGTGGCCGGTGCCGGCTGCGCCGCCGTGGCCGACCAAGCCGCCAAGCTGGCCGGCGTGGCCCAGGTGAAGCTGGCCGACGCCGCCCACTACGCCGATCAGACCGCCGAGAACCTGGCCGCCCTGATCGTCGACGTGGCCAAGGCCGGCGGCTACAGCCACGTGCTGGCCCCCGCCACCGCCAATGGCAAGAACGCCCTGCCGCGTGTTGCCGCCCTGCTCGACGTGGCCCAGATCTCCGACATCGTCGGGGTTGAAGGTGCCGATACCTTCGTCCGCCCGATCTACGCCGGCAACGCCCTGGCCACGGTCAAGTCCGCCGACGCGGTGAAAGTCATCACCGTGCGTACCACCGCTTTCGACGCCGCTGCTGACGGCGGTGCTGCCAGCGTCGCCCCGGTGGCTGCTGCTGCCGACTTCGGCAAGAGCAAGCTGGTGGGTCGCGAGATCACCAAGTCCGAGCGTCCCGAGTTGACCGCCGCCAAGGTGATCGTCTCCGGCGGCCGCGGTGTCGGCAACGGCGACAACTACAAGGCCCTGCTCGAACCCCTGGCCGACAAGCTGGGTGCCGCCCTGGGCGCTTCCCGTGCCGCGGTGGACGCCGGCTTCGTGCCCAACGACTATCAGGTCGGCCAGACCGGCAAGATCGTCGCTCCCGAGCTGTACATCGCCGTCGGCATCTCCGGCGCGATCCAGCACCTGGCCGGCATGAAGGATTCCAAGGTGATCGTGGCGATCAACAAGGATCCGGAAGCTCCGATCTTCCAGGTGGCCGACTATGGCCTGGTGGCCGACCTCTTCGAGGCCGTGCCGCAGCTGACCGCTTCCCTGTAA
- a CDS encoding DHA2 family efflux MFS transporter permease subunit, with product MDSSRPPAPHPRSLAALRARHGDAYKWRLLIAMSVGMVASVMSATIFNVATPHLMRDFGLGHDAVQWAVTAYMAAMTVAMLPTAWLIDRFGFRHVFLGALAILGIGSIGGALSPAFGVVVAMRILQGLAAGMLQPMSTLMVLRAFPLEDQGRAMGLLGFGIVLAPAVAPVLGGFLVDHFGWRPIFLIVLPGCIPALIMGHFLMPLRDVDTPSGLPPRHGFDWWGLGLLGTAILALLQTASGLHAHGFASLPTLAGVAIAAVTLALFARHSRRVPGALIQASIFRDRPLRVGTVVAFTYGLGLFGSTYLLPVFMQTVLHFNATSAGLVLLPSGLALALMMPVAGNLTNKLATHRQTASGMALFALAFFMFFAVAYGEHPAWLAAGLTVAAVVSRIGLALTLPALNIGSLRTLPKDKTAQGSSLTNCVRQVGGTLGISLGAVFVETRSQMLGGGNGAEHEAFAEAFLIIGVLFVLATVIALGMKAKTAQSETVSE from the coding sequence ATGGATTCTTCCCGCCCTCCCGCTCCCCATCCCCGCTCCCTCGCCGCCCTCCGGGCACGCCATGGCGACGCCTACAAGTGGCGCCTGCTCATCGCCATGTCGGTGGGCATGGTGGCTTCGGTGATGTCGGCCACCATCTTCAACGTGGCCACGCCCCACCTGATGCGCGACTTCGGCCTGGGCCACGACGCGGTGCAGTGGGCGGTGACCGCCTACATGGCGGCCATGACCGTGGCCATGCTGCCCACCGCCTGGCTGATCGACCGCTTCGGCTTTCGCCACGTTTTTCTCGGCGCCTTGGCGATCCTCGGCATCGGCAGCATCGGCGGCGCCCTGAGTCCGGCCTTCGGCGTGGTGGTGGCGATGCGCATCCTGCAAGGGCTGGCCGCCGGCATGCTGCAACCCATGTCCACCCTGATGGTGCTGCGCGCCTTCCCCCTCGAAGACCAGGGCCGGGCCATGGGCCTGCTCGGCTTCGGCATCGTCCTGGCCCCGGCGGTGGCGCCGGTGCTAGGGGGCTTTCTGGTGGACCACTTCGGCTGGCGGCCGATCTTTTTGATCGTGCTGCCCGGCTGCATCCCGGCCCTGATCATGGGCCACTTCCTGATGCCCCTGCGCGACGTGGATACCCCCTCCGGCCTGCCGCCGCGCCATGGCTTCGACTGGTGGGGCCTGGGCCTGCTCGGCACCGCCATCCTGGCCCTGTTGCAGACCGCCAGCGGCCTGCACGCCCACGGCTTCGCCTCCCTGCCGACCCTGGCCGGGGTGGCCATCGCGGCGGTGACCCTGGCCCTGTTCGCCCGCCATTCCCGGCGCGTGCCCGGGGCCCTGATCCAGGCCAGCATCTTCCGCGACCGGCCGCTGCGCGTCGGCACCGTGGTGGCCTTCACCTACGGCCTGGGCCTGTTCGGCTCCACTTACCTGCTGCCGGTGTTCATGCAGACCGTGCTGCACTTCAACGCCACCTCCGCCGGCCTGGTGCTGCTGCCCAGCGGCCTCGCCCTGGCCCTGATGATGCCGGTGGCGGGCAACCTGACCAACAAGCTCGCTACCCACCGCCAGACCGCTTCCGGCATGGCCCTGTTCGCTCTGGCCTTCTTCATGTTCTTCGCCGTGGCCTATGGCGAGCACCCGGCCTGGCTGGCCGCCGGCCTGACGGTAGCCGCCGTGGTCAGCCGCATCGGCCTGGCCCTGACCCTGCCGGCGCTCAACATCGGCTCGCTGCGCACCCTGCCCAAGGACAAGACGGCACAGGGCTCCAGCCTGACCAACTGCGTGCGCCAGGTGGGCGGTACCCTGGGCATCAGCCTGGGAGCCGTGTTCGTCGAGACCCGCAGTCAGATGCTCGGCGGCGGCAACGGCGCCGAGCACGAGGCCTTTGCCGAAGCTTTCCTGATCATCGGCGTACTGTTCGTCCTGGCCACCGTGATCGCCCTGGGCATGAAAGCAAAAACCGCCCAGTCCGAAACCGTTTCGGAGTGA
- a CDS encoding ABC-type transport auxiliary lipoprotein family protein — translation MLLGILLLAGLSGCATRNAAPVAAFDLGVPDAGALRPYPLAVEVRLPGWMDSEAMTYRLAYEDATRRRDYAQSRWAAAPSQLLAARLRRQLGAAGQGGCLVRVEVDLFEQTFTAPQASQARLAGRMTVLDPRRKTLAGQDVAYAIAAPSADARGGVAALVQAADALARDAAAMLARFDGADASVCRDARTK, via the coding sequence ATGCTGCTCGGAATCCTTTTACTGGCGGGCCTCTCCGGGTGTGCTACCCGAAACGCCGCGCCAGTCGCGGCGTTCGACCTGGGGGTGCCCGACGCCGGGGCGCTGCGCCCCTATCCCCTGGCGGTGGAGGTGCGCCTGCCGGGCTGGATGGACAGCGAGGCCATGACCTACCGGCTGGCCTATGAGGACGCCACCCGGCGCCGCGATTACGCCCAGAGCCGTTGGGCGGCGGCCCCGTCCCAGTTGTTGGCGGCGCGGCTGCGGCGCCAGCTTGGCGCGGCGGGGCAGGGCGGTTGCCTGGTGCGGGTGGAGGTCGATCTGTTCGAGCAGACCTTCACGGCGCCCCAGGCCAGCCAGGCCCGCCTGGCCGGGCGCATGACGGTGCTCGACCCACGGCGCAAGACCCTCGCCGGGCAGGACGTGGCCTACGCCATTGCCGCGCCCAGCGCCGATGCCCGGGGTGGGGTGGCCGCCCTGGTGCAGGCGGCGGACGCCTTGGCGCGGGATGCCGCGGCAATGCTGGCCCGTTTCGACGGCGCCGATGCATCTGTTTGTCGTGACGCAAGGACGAAGTAA
- a CDS encoding TIGR00730 family Rossman fold protein: MTTSLTHVCVYCGSNPGARPEYAEAARELGRTLAERGLTLVYGGGNVGLMGIVADAALAAGGRVVGIIPQALVDKEVAHFGLTELVTVANMHERKLEMANRSGAFIALPGGIGTLEELFEVWTWLQLGFHTKPIGLLNTAGYYDHLLSFIDHQVAERFLKPHQRDLLQVSPSPAALLDLVAKHRPEAGDKWYTGRELA, encoded by the coding sequence ATGACCACTTCCCTTACCCACGTCTGCGTCTATTGCGGCTCCAACCCGGGCGCCAGGCCCGAATACGCCGAGGCCGCCCGCGAACTGGGGCGCACGCTGGCCGAACGGGGGCTGACCCTGGTGTACGGCGGCGGCAACGTGGGGCTGATGGGCATCGTCGCCGATGCAGCACTGGCCGCCGGCGGCCGGGTCGTGGGCATCATTCCCCAGGCCCTGGTGGACAAGGAAGTGGCCCACTTCGGCCTGACCGAGCTGGTGACGGTCGCCAACATGCACGAACGCAAGCTGGAAATGGCCAACCGCTCCGGCGCCTTCATCGCCTTGCCCGGCGGCATCGGCACCCTGGAAGAATTGTTCGAGGTGTGGACCTGGCTGCAACTGGGCTTTCATACCAAGCCGATCGGCCTGCTCAATACTGCCGGCTACTACGACCACCTGCTCAGCTTCATCGACCACCAGGTGGCGGAACGCTTTCTCAAGCCGCACCAGCGCGACCTGCTCCAGGTCAGCCCCAGCCCCGCGGCCCTGCTCGATCTGGTGGCCAAGCATCGCCCCGAAGCCGGCGACAAGTGGTACACCGGTCGCGAACTGGCCTGA
- a CDS encoding MarR family winged helix-turn-helix transcriptional regulator, with the protein MDNLPQRFAFLLHRTASLYRQALDQRLKPTGLSQATWRALLILRNRHAPMNQTELAGRLAIEGPTLVRLLDRLERQGWVLRSPDPQDRRSKLLSLTDEGLALTEGLQLELDGFSRELLAGINEAALGQCTEVLDQVFQLLQARRA; encoded by the coding sequence ATGGACAACCTGCCTCAACGCTTTGCCTTCCTGCTGCACCGCACCGCTTCCCTGTACCGCCAGGCCCTCGACCAGCGCCTCAAACCCACTGGCTTGTCCCAGGCCACCTGGCGTGCCTTGCTGATCCTGCGCAACCGCCACGCGCCGATGAACCAGACCGAGCTGGCGGGCCGGCTGGCCATCGAAGGGCCGACCCTGGTGCGCCTGCTCGACCGGCTGGAGCGCCAGGGCTGGGTGCTCCGGAGTCCGGACCCCCAAGACCGGCGCAGCAAGCTGCTGTCCTTGACCGACGAGGGGCTGGCCCTGACCGAAGGGCTGCAATTGGAGTTGGATGGCTTCAGCCGCGAATTGCTCGCGGGTATCAATGAGGCAGCCCTCGGCCAGTGCACCGAAGTGCTCGACCAGGTGTTCCAGCTGCTCCAGGCGCGTCGCGCCTAG
- a CDS encoding TetR/AcrR family transcriptional regulator: MPQERAKPRTSLDRNDWIQAALEVLAEKGLDGLRVEVLAKSFGVTKGSFYWHFKDRQDLLSAVLTLWKEGRIKDIIKQTTAAPGRALPQIYHVIEVYSAARSRKGMNIELAIRDWARRDAEAAAVVEEVDRWRLECASRLFIECGLPEKEAKSRSLLLYAYVFGQSLMVFDKYDANVPDLQAWIADVIARAPTIPETTSPS, translated from the coding sequence ATGCCCCAGGAACGCGCCAAACCCCGCACCTCGCTGGACCGCAACGACTGGATCCAGGCTGCCCTGGAAGTCCTGGCCGAGAAAGGCCTGGACGGCCTGCGCGTGGAAGTGCTGGCCAAAAGTTTCGGCGTCACCAAGGGCAGCTTCTACTGGCACTTCAAGGATCGCCAGGATCTGCTCTCGGCCGTGCTGACCCTGTGGAAGGAAGGGCGGATCAAGGACATCATCAAGCAGACCACCGCTGCCCCGGGCCGCGCCCTGCCCCAGATCTACCACGTCATCGAAGTCTATTCCGCCGCCCGCAGCCGCAAGGGCATGAACATCGAGCTGGCGATCCGCGACTGGGCCCGCCGCGATGCCGAAGCCGCCGCCGTGGTCGAGGAAGTGGACCGCTGGCGTCTCGAATGCGCCAGCCGCCTGTTCATCGAGTGCGGCCTGCCGGAAAAGGAAGCCAAGAGCCGCAGCCTGCTGCTCTACGCCTACGTCTTCGGCCAGAGCCTGATGGTGTTCGACAAGTACGACGCCAACGTCCCCGACCTGCAGGCCTGGATTGCCGACGTGATCGCCCGGGCCCCAACCATTCCCGAAACGACCTCCCCATCATGA
- a CDS encoding energy-coupling factor ABC transporter permease, whose translation MNLPDGLLGGAWIGAGWGLFVLILLVALRRAPWRSLTEGGRSNVWLGSIVALMLLWSLKAGVLPGLSLHLLGAMVFTLEVGPSLAFLGLTTVLAAVTLNGAAGWEAFGLNAVLMAALPVGLSWGLFRLGDRYLPKNVFVFIFANGFFGSALVVFLTGLAVLLALGGAGIYPFPVLFDDYLPYFLLLGFSEGWLAGMVVTLMVIYRPEWVSLFDDAQYLAKK comes from the coding sequence ATGAATCTGCCGGACGGTCTCCTCGGCGGCGCCTGGATAGGCGCCGGCTGGGGGCTGTTCGTGCTGATTCTGCTCGTGGCGCTGCGCCGGGCCCCCTGGCGCAGCTTGACCGAGGGCGGACGCAGCAACGTCTGGCTCGGCTCCATCGTCGCCTTGATGCTGCTGTGGAGCCTCAAGGCCGGGGTTCTGCCCGGCCTTTCCCTGCACCTGCTCGGCGCCATGGTGTTCACCCTCGAAGTCGGGCCATCCCTGGCTTTCCTCGGGCTGACCACGGTGCTGGCGGCGGTGACCCTCAATGGCGCGGCGGGCTGGGAGGCGTTTGGCCTCAACGCGGTACTGATGGCTGCGCTGCCGGTGGGACTGAGTTGGGGATTGTTTCGCTTGGGCGACCGTTACCTGCCCAAGAATGTGTTTGTCTTCATCTTTGCCAACGGCTTCTTCGGCTCGGCCCTGGTGGTGTTTCTCACCGGCCTGGCGGTACTGCTGGCGTTGGGCGGCGCCGGGATCTACCCGTTCCCCGTCCTCTTTGATGACTACCTGCCGTACTTTTTGCTGCTTGGCTTTTCCGAGGGATGGCTGGCCGGGATGGTGGTGACCCTGATGGTGATCTACCGGCCCGAATGGGTGTCGCTGTTCGACGATGCCCAGTACCTGGCCAAAAAATAA
- a CDS encoding enoyl-CoA hydratase has protein sequence MTNIPYVLRQDRPDGLTTLTLNRASQFNALSKEMLAALQTELDAIGRDPKVRVVVMAGDGKAFCAGHDLKEMRANHDKAFMQALFKACTKVMMTVTKLPQPVIARVHGIATAAGCQLVSMCDLAVAADVAKFAVSGINVGLFCATPGVGLSRNLGRKQAMEMLLTGEFISAAEAKERGLVNRVVPLEQLDAEVDKLAASIIAKTPVAVAAGKQMFYRQLEMGLESAYQLAGEVMACNAMAEDVAEGIDAFIAKRPAVWKGC, from the coding sequence ATGACCAACATCCCCTACGTCCTACGCCAAGACCGTCCTGACGGTCTGACCACGCTCACCCTCAACCGCGCCAGCCAGTTCAACGCCCTGTCCAAGGAGATGCTCGCCGCCCTGCAGACCGAACTGGATGCCATTGGCCGGGACCCCAAGGTGCGGGTGGTGGTGATGGCCGGCGACGGCAAGGCATTCTGTGCCGGGCACGATCTCAAGGAAATGCGCGCCAACCATGACAAGGCCTTCATGCAGGCCCTGTTCAAGGCGTGCACCAAGGTCATGATGACCGTGACCAAGCTGCCCCAGCCGGTGATTGCCCGGGTTCATGGCATTGCTACCGCGGCGGGTTGCCAGCTGGTGTCGATGTGCGACCTGGCGGTGGCGGCCGACGTGGCCAAGTTCGCCGTTTCGGGCATCAACGTGGGATTGTTCTGCGCCACTCCCGGCGTGGGGCTGTCGCGCAATCTGGGACGCAAGCAGGCCATGGAGATGCTGCTCACCGGCGAATTCATCTCGGCCGCCGAGGCCAAGGAGCGGGGCCTGGTGAACCGGGTGGTGCCCCTGGAGCAGCTCGACGCCGAGGTGGACAAGCTGGCCGCCAGCATCATCGCCAAGACCCCGGTGGCCGTGGCCGCCGGCAAGCAGATGTTCTACCGCCAGCTGGAAATGGGCCTGGAGTCCGCCTACCAGCTGGCCGGCGAGGTGATGGCCTGCAACGCCATGGCCGAGGACGTGGCTGAGGGCATCGACGCCTTCATCGCCAAGCGTCCGGCGGTGTGGAAGGGCTGCTGA
- a CDS encoding electron transfer flavoprotein subunit beta/FixA family protein, protein MKILVPVKRVVDYNVKVRVKSDGTGVDIANVKMSMNPFDEIAVEEAVRLKEAGIATEVVAVSAGVAACQETLRAALAIGADRAILIETSADEADNLQPLAVAKLLKALADKEQPQLVICGKQAIDDDANQVGQMLAALANWPQATFASKVVVAGDKATVTREVDGGLETLELALPAVISTDLRLNEPRYATLPNIMKAKKKPLDTVKPADLGVDVAPRLTTVKVAEPAKRQAGVMVADVAQLVEKLKNEAKVI, encoded by the coding sequence TTGAAGATCCTGGTACCAGTCAAGCGAGTGGTGGATTACAACGTCAAGGTGCGGGTCAAGAGCGACGGCACGGGCGTGGATATCGCCAACGTGAAAATGTCGATGAACCCCTTCGACGAAATCGCCGTTGAAGAAGCCGTGCGCCTCAAGGAAGCCGGTATCGCCACCGAAGTGGTGGCCGTCTCCGCCGGCGTCGCCGCCTGCCAGGAAACCCTGCGCGCGGCCCTGGCCATCGGTGCCGACCGGGCGATCCTGATCGAAACCAGCGCCGACGAAGCCGACAACCTGCAGCCCCTGGCCGTGGCCAAGTTGCTCAAGGCCCTGGCCGACAAGGAACAGCCCCAGCTGGTGATCTGCGGCAAGCAGGCTATCGACGACGACGCCAACCAGGTCGGCCAGATGCTCGCCGCCCTGGCCAACTGGCCGCAAGCCACCTTCGCCTCCAAGGTCGTGGTGGCCGGCGACAAGGCTACCGTGACCCGCGAAGTGGACGGCGGCCTGGAAACCCTCGAACTCGCCCTGCCGGCGGTGATTTCCACCGACCTGCGCCTGAACGAGCCGCGCTACGCCACTCTGCCCAACATCATGAAGGCCAAGAAGAAGCCGCTCGACACCGTCAAGCCGGCCGACCTGGGCGTCGATGTGGCCCCCCGCCTGACCACCGTCAAGGTGGCCGAGCCGGCCAAGCGCCAGGCTGGCGTGATGGTGGCCGACGTGGCCCAGCTGGTGGAAAAGCTCAAGAACGAAGCGAAGGTGATCTAA
- a CDS encoding methyl-accepting chemotaxis protein has product MKVNLPVTGVERMLSPGRPIVTKTDLKGCITYANDAFVQISGFSAAELIGQNHNVVRHPDMPPEAFADLWSTVKAGLAWRGLVKNRCKNGDHYWVEAYVTPITEGGRTVGYMSVRSKPGQAEVQAAESLYAAVRQQQARLPATATQRHRLSIKQSLVAFSLVLAALPLIATTLPAPWLLTMSVGNTLVALIFAWWLLNNVRLPLKQANAMIRELSEGRLNAAFAPQHRFKLNRLTMRLQSLRVNLRAIFADVLAHSRQVEEEAHSIETQIQRITTAARQQAEHVESVSVSMEELSAASADIASHAGDSYRLAEEALAEVDNGTAQMAETRAVSQQVLTVVESLRGQLDSLGQSVGQIGSLSDAIREIADQTNLLALNASIEAARAGEAGRGFAVVADEVRKLAERTSNCTGDIAATLVAVGRESQAALATMGEAAVEIQRSGSQIERCDQSLALIRSASESARRASEEIRSMLQQQATLTEGIAQTMEQFRQNLEQGVENVEAVGGSVTVLARTADEQYQLIRHLEGQLG; this is encoded by the coding sequence ATGAAGGTAAACCTGCCCGTTACCGGGGTTGAGCGCATGCTCAGCCCCGGCCGCCCGATCGTCACCAAGACCGACCTCAAGGGCTGCATCACCTACGCCAACGATGCCTTCGTGCAGATCAGCGGTTTTTCCGCCGCCGAGCTGATCGGCCAGAACCACAACGTGGTTCGCCACCCGGACATGCCGCCGGAAGCCTTCGCCGACCTGTGGAGCACGGTCAAGGCAGGTCTGGCCTGGCGCGGCCTGGTCAAGAACCGCTGCAAGAACGGCGACCACTACTGGGTCGAGGCCTACGTCACCCCCATAACAGAAGGGGGCCGCACCGTCGGCTACATGTCGGTGCGCTCCAAGCCCGGGCAGGCCGAGGTCCAGGCCGCCGAATCGCTCTACGCCGCGGTGCGCCAGCAGCAGGCCCGTCTGCCGGCCACGGCTACCCAGCGCCACCGCCTGTCGATCAAGCAATCCCTGGTCGCTTTCTCCCTGGTGCTGGCGGCCCTGCCCCTGATCGCCACCACCCTGCCCGCCCCCTGGCTGCTGACCATGTCGGTCGGCAACACCCTGGTCGCCCTGATCTTTGCCTGGTGGCTGCTGAACAACGTGCGCCTGCCGTTGAAGCAGGCCAACGCCATGATCCGCGAACTGAGCGAAGGCCGTCTCAACGCCGCCTTCGCCCCCCAGCACCGCTTCAAACTCAACCGCCTGACCATGCGCCTGCAATCGCTGCGGGTGAACCTGCGGGCGATCTTTGCCGATGTGCTGGCCCACAGCCGCCAGGTCGAAGAGGAAGCCCACTCCATCGAAACCCAGATCCAGCGCATTACCACCGCCGCGCGGCAACAGGCCGAACACGTGGAATCGGTGAGCGTGTCGATGGAAGAGCTATCGGCCGCCTCGGCGGACATCGCTTCCCATGCCGGCGACAGCTATCGCCTGGCCGAAGAAGCCCTGGCCGAAGTCGATAACGGCACGGCCCAGATGGCCGAAACCCGCGCCGTCTCGCAGCAGGTGCTGACCGTGGTGGAATCGCTGCGCGGCCAGCTCGACAGCCTGGGCCAATCGGTCGGCCAGATCGGTTCCCTGAGCGACGCCATCCGCGAAATTGCCGACCAGACCAACCTGCTGGCGCTCAACGCCAGCATCGAAGCCGCCCGGGCCGGCGAAGCCGGACGCGGTTTCGCCGTGGTCGCCGACGAGGTGCGCAAGCTGGCCGAACGGACCAGCAACTGCACCGGCGACATCGCCGCCACCCTGGTCGCCGTCGGTCGGGAATCCCAGGCCGCCCTGGCGACCATGGGCGAAGCCGCCGTCGAAATCCAGCGCAGCGGCAGCCAGATCGAACGCTGCGACCAGAGCCTCGCCTTGATCCGCAGCGCCAGCGAATCGGCGCGACGGGCCAGCGAAGAGATCCGCTCGATGCTGCAGCAGCAGGCCACCCTGACGGAAGGCATCGCCCAGACCATGGAGCAGTTCCGCCAGAATCTGGAACAGGGGGTGGAAAACGTGGAAGCGGTGGGCGGCTCGGTGACGGTGCTGGCCCGCACGGCAGACGAGCAGTACCAGTTGATCCGCCACCTGGAAGGGCAACTGGGCTGA